One genomic window of Camelina sativa cultivar DH55 chromosome 5, Cs, whole genome shotgun sequence includes the following:
- the LOC104788357 gene encoding uncharacterized protein LOC104788357 has protein sequence MTCCLLCIYINFRRXAVAAIHTRGRHVCIVPDEESRSEYEAVMKGVVRSESTEVMVGESTEDVVERISGVDFMVVDSKRREFVKALGLAKTSKMGAVLVCKNATQKSIPGFRWHGVLRRGTRVVRSVFLPVGGGLDIAHVGASGNNDLKKPPSRWIKHIDPQSGEEHLFKHGKMPYDLENYKEMEEINDINFEKDREAVVMKTTSS, from the exons ATGACATGTTGTTtgctctgtatatatataaactttaggAGANTCGCCGTCGCGGCCATACACACACGTGGAAGACACGTGTGCATAGTTCCAGACGAGGAGTCGCGGTCGGAGTACGAGGCAGTGATGAAAGGAGTCGTCAGGAGTGAATCAACGGAAGTGATGGTAGGCGAATCTACGGAGGACGTGGTGGAGAGAATCTCCGGCGTGGATTTCATGGTGGTTGATTCTAAACGCCGCGAGTTCGTCAAGGCGTTGGGATTAGCGAAAACGAGCAAAATGGGCGCCGTTTTGGTGTGCAAAAACGCCACGCAGAAATCTATCCCCGGGTTTAGATGGCACGGAGTTTTGAGACGCGGCACACGTGTCGTGAGATCGGTGTTCTTACCCGTTGGAGGAGGTTTAGATATCGCACACGTGGGAGCCAGTGGTAATAATGATTTGAAGAAGCCTCCTAGCCGTTGGATTAAACACATAGATCCTCAATCTGGAGAGGAACACTTGTTTAAGC ATGGTAAGATGCCATATGACTTGGAAAATTACAAGGAGATGGAAGAGATTAATGATATTAACTTTGAGAAGGATAGAGAGGCTGTTGTTATGAAAACTACTTCTTCATAA
- the LOC104789808 gene encoding uncharacterized protein LOC104789808 — protein sequence MWQALTGCISVTANLKRRGVACDIGCSRCGAEEETVNHVLFRCPPARQAWALAHVPVGLQNFPTESVYANVDHFLGRNNPGNRVDFFPWLMWYIWKARNAKVFENRDEHPDEVVRLAEGEASSWLQAQMDDGDLEGPPAGSPLSRTPRGNTVLLSSVYLGYRCFVDGSWKESDVFSGAGWCCTSVQRESPLLGATNYRRSLSPLHAEVEAFMWAMRCMIGHDIREVTFLTDCSDLVKMVSSPHEWPAFAPYLDDIKMDREEFSSFSLIYVSRNANVRADSLARKARASSHHILFVNDFPPN from the coding sequence ATGTGGCAAGCTCTGACTGGTTGTATTTCGGTTACGGCGAATCTGAAACGGCGAGGTGTCGCTTGTGATATTGGCTGTTCGCGGTGCGGGGCTGAGGAAGAAACGGTTAATCATGTTCTTTTTCGTTGTCCCCCCGCACGTCAGGCATGGGCTCTGGCACATGTACCGGTGGGCCTGCAGAACTTTCCGACAGAGTCGGTCTATGCTAATGTGGATCATTTCCTAGGGCGGAATAACCCGGGCAACCGGGTGGATTTTTTCCCTTGGCTcatgtggtacatttggaaagcaagaaatGCTAAGGTTTTTGAGAACCGAGACGAACATCCGGATGAGGTGGTGAGGTTGGCCGAAGGGGAGGCGTCCTCTTGGCTTCAAGCTCAGATGGATGATGGGGATTTGGAGGGTCCACCCGCTGGTTCCCCTCTTTCTCGGACACCTCGGGGGAATACTGTTTTGCTTTCTTCGGTTTATTTAGGGTATCGTTGTTTTGTTGACGGCTCCTGGAAGGAGTCGGATGTTTTTTCAGGTGCAGGATGGTGTTGTACTTCTGTACAGCGAGAGTCCCCTCTGCTCGGAGCCACCAATTACAGGCGCAGTCTTTCCCCGCTACACGCTGAAGTTGAAGCATTTATGTGGGCCATGCGATGTATGATTGGACATGATATCCGGGAGGTGACGTTTCTTACGGACTGTtccgacttggtgaagatggtgtcttctcctcacgAATGGCCGGCCTTTGCACCGTATCTAGACGACATAAAGATggacagggaggagttttcttctttttctttgatttatgtttcCCGTAATGCTAATGTTAGGGCGGACTCTTTAGCACGCAAAGCGCGTGCAAGTTCCcaccatattttatttgtaaacgaTTTTCCACCAAATTGA
- the LOC104788363 gene encoding 65-kDa microtubule-associated protein 4 isoform X2, with translation MMRNSTEQFSRIETTCGLLLRQLQEIWNEMGETEDEKDTALADIEKECLSVYKRKVEEASRCKANLLKEIALGRSEIAAIGSSMGGQEIHFNSRLGENLKEELENVNVQLDGLRKKKAERMNRFREVIDQLLKLSSQLGNPTDYLKKFAAEETDLSLQKLEELRRQLAELQNEKSKRLEEVERLLKTLNSLCSVLGEDFKDMLRGIHSSLVDSNTRDVNRSTLDKLDMMIVNLREVKLQRMQKVQDLAVSLLELWNLLDTPAEEQKIFHNVTCSIALSEPEITEDNILSVASIKRVDDEVTRLSKLKITKIKEVILRKKLELEEISRKMHMATEVLKSENFSVEAIESGVKDPEQLLEQIDSEIAKVKEEASSRKEILEKVEKWMSACEEESWLEEYNRDDNRYNAGRGAHLTLKRAEKARVLVNKLPGMVEALTAKVTAWEAERGNEFLYDGVRVLSMLDQYKTLWGEKEHEKQRQRDLKKLHGQLITEQEALYGSKPSPNKSGKKPLRTPVNAAMNRKLSLGGAMLNQSLKPEKATFNGKRSSYYDQNATSRRDSTLPTPSGRRNSELPGRLRSKNVSVSGKTVTNKGRSPMLRKPLSPVTSNILNSPEDHRDAYTTKPSSLEERILTPKTNEENERVVPTTPAASVAMMEATTPFTPAVEKRMDEAPVALEYSFEEVRAGFC, from the exons ATGATGCGGAATTCAACAGAGCAGTTTTCGCGAATCGAGACTACATGTGGATTGTTACTTCGTCAAttgcag GAAATATGGAATGAAATGGGAGAGACTGAGGATGAGAAAGATACTGCTTTGGCTGATATCGAGAAGGAGTGTCTCTCGGTTTATAAGCGAAAAGTTGAAGAGGCTAGTCGTTGTAAAGCCAATTTGCTTAAAGAAATCGCCCTTGGAAGATCTGAAATTGCAGCCATTGGTTCTTCTATGGGTGGACAAGAGATTCAT TTTAACAGCAGATTGGGAGAAAACTTGAAGGAAGAGCTTGAGAATGTTAATGTTCAATTGGATGGACTACGCAAAAAGAAAGCTGAGAGAATGAATCGGTTTCGTGAAGTCATTGATCAGTTACTGAAGTTGTCATCTCAACTTGGAAATCCAACAGATTATCTGAAGAAGTTTGCTGCAGAAGAGACTGATCTTTCACTTCAGAAGTTGGAGGAATTGCGTAGGCAATTGGCTGAACTCCAGAATGAAAAG AGTAAGAGATTGGAAGAGGTAGAACGTTTGCTGAAAACGCTTAACTCGTTGTGCTCGGTGCTTGGTGAAGATTTCAAGGACATGCTAAGAGGGATACATTCATCTCTGGTTGATTCTAACACCAGAGATGTGAACAGAAGTACTCTTGATAAGTTGGATATGATGATTGTGAATTTACGAGAGGTCAAGTTACAGCGAATGCAGAAG GTTCAAGATCTTGCGGTCTCCCTGTTGGAGCTCTGGAATCTGCTGGACACGCCTGCGGAAGAGCAAAAGATATTTCACAATGTCACCTGCAGCATCGCTTTGTCTGAGCCTGAAATAACTGAGGACAACATACTATCTGTTGCTTCCATTAAACGC GTTGATGATGAAGTCACTAGGCTTAGCAAGCTTAAAATAACTAAGATCAAAGAGGTGATACTAAGAAAAAAGCTTGAGCTTGAGGAAATATCAAGGAAGATGCACATGGCTACCGAAGTTCTCAAATCAGAAAACTTTTCAGTTGAAGCTATAGAATCTG GTGTCAAGGATCCTGAGCAGTTGTTAGAGCAAATTGATTCCGAGATTGCAAAGGTCAAAGAGGAAGCTTCAAGCAGGAAGGAGATTCTTGAAAAAGTGGAGAAATGGATGTCAGCATGTGAAGAagagtcttggcttgaagagtaCAATCGG GATGATAACCGGTACAACGCTGGAAGAGGAGCTCATCTTACATTAAAGCGTGCTGAAAAAGCCCGTGTACTTGTCAATAAACTTCCTG GGATGGTGGAGGCTTTGACTGCCAAAGTCACTGCCTGGGAGGCTGAAAGAGGAAATGAATTCTTATATGATGGT GTCCGAGTTTTATCGATGCTTGATCAGTACAAGACTCTATGGGGAGAAAAAGAGCATGAAAAACAGAGACAAAGA GATCTGAAGAAACTCCATGGACAACTCATAACAGAACAAGAAGCCCTTTACGGGTCTAAACCAAGCCCAAATAAAAGCGGAAAGAAACCACTGAGAACGCCAGTGAATGCTGCCATGAACAGAAAACTCTCACTTGGTGGTGCCATGCTTAATCAAAGCTTGAAGCCTGAGAAGGCAACATTCAATGGCAAAAGGAGCAGCTACTATGACCAGAACGCCACTAGTAGGAGAGATTCAACTCTTCCAACTCCTTCAG GGAGGAGAAACTCAGAGCTTCCAGGTCGTCTCAGATCAAAGAACGTCTCAGTTTCAGGCAAAACTGTGACGAACAAAGGGAGATCTCCAATGCTTAGGAAGCCTCTTTCACCTGTCACTTCCAATATCTTGAATTCCCCAGAAGATCACAGGGATGCTTACACAACAAAACCATCATCTTTAGAGGAGAGAATCTTGACACCTAAAACCAATGAAGAAAACGAAAGAGTTGTA CCAACAACTCCGGCAGCTTCAGTCGCAATGATGGAGGCAACAACGCCGTTCACTCCTGCGGTGGAGAAGAGAATGGATGAAGCACCCGTTGCTCTTGAGTACTCGTTTGAAGAGGTTCGGGCCGGTTTTTGCTAA
- the LOC104788358 gene encoding probable protein S-acyltransferase 14: MHRSGTTMAWNVFKFCTALRGLGSIMILLVLGVVGVTYYAVVLTNYGPAALSQVGLDSLAALTILILFHFLLAMLLWSYFSVVFTDPGVVPPNWRPSTDEERGESDPLNSLEFVGLQQDSSNPRVRFCRKCNQLKPSRCHHCSVCGRCVLKMDHHCVWVVNCVGALNYKYFLLFLFYTFLETTLVTLVLMPHFVAFFSDEEIPGTPGTLATTFLAFVLNLAFALSVMGFLIMHISLVAGNTTTIEAYEKKTTTKWRYDLGKKKNFEQVFGMDKRYWLIPGYTEEDLRRMPELQGLEYPSKPDFDSQ, translated from the exons atgCATAGATCTGGTACAACAATGGCTTGGAACGTATTCAAATTCTGTACGGCTTTACGAGGTCTTGGATCGATCATGATCCTTTTGGTTCTTGGTGTTGTCGGTGTTACTTACTACGCTGTCGTTTTGACTAACTATGGACCTGCAGCACTTTCTCAAGTTGGCCTTGATTCTCTTGCTGCTCTAACTATCCTAATCCTTTTCCATTTCCTT CTTGCAATGCTTTTGTGGAGCTACTTCTCTGTTGTTTTTACTGATCCTGGTGTTGTGCCTCCTAACTGGAGACCATCTACTGATGAGGAAAGAGGTGAATCTGATCCGTTAAACAGTTTGGAGTTCGTTGGTTTACAGCAAGATTCTTCAAACCCAAGAGTTCGGTTTTGTAGGAAGTGCAATCAACTAAAACCTTCCCGTTGTCATCATTGTTCTGTTT GTGGTCGGTGTGTGTTGAAGATGGATCACCATTGTGTTTGGGTTGTTAACTGTGTAGGAGCACTAAATTATaagtattttcttcttttcttg TTCTACACATTCTTAGAGACGACTCTTGTGACTTTGGTTCTTATGCCGCACTTCGTTGCGTTCTTTAGTGATGAAGAAATACCTGGAACCCCGGGAACTCTTGCTACTACTTTTCTTGCATTTG TTTTAAACTTGGCCTTTGCTTTGAGCGTGATGGGTTTCTTAATCATGCACATCTCATTGGTAGCTGGCAATACTACAACTATAGAG GCATATGAGAAGAAAACCACTACAAAGTGGCGTTATGATCtcggtaaaaagaaaaactttgaaCAG GTATTTGGAATGGATAAGAGATACTGGTTAATCCCAGGATACACTGAAGAAGATCTAAGACGAATGCCGGAGCTGCAGGGACTTGAGTACCCTTCGAAACCAGACTTTGATTCCCAGTAA
- the LOC104749252 gene encoding proteasome subunit beta type-1: MTKQHANWSPYDNNGGTCVAIAGSDYCVIAADTRMSTGYSILSRDYSKIHKLADKAVLSSSGFQADVKALQKVLKSRHLIYQHQHNKQMSCPAMAQLLSNTLYFKRFFPYYAFNVLGGLDEEGKGCVFTYDAVGSYERVGYGAQGSGSTLIMPFLDNQLKSPSPLLLPKQDSNTPLSEAEAVDLVKTVFASATERDIYTGDKLEIMILKADGIKTELMDLRKD, from the exons ATGACTAAGCAGCACGCGAACTGGTCTCCTTACGATAACAATGGAGG aacaTGTGTGGCCATCGCTGGATCGGATTACTGTGTTATCGCCGCTGATACTCGTATGTCTACTGGTTACAGTATTCTTAGTCGCGATTACTCAAAAATCCATAAACT AGCAGACAAAGCTGTGTTGTCTTCCTCTGGCTTTCAGGCTGATGTGAAAGCATTGCAGAAGGTTCTCAAATCCAGACACTTG ATCTATCAACATCAGCACAACAAGCAGATGAGCTGTCCTGCAATGGCCCAGCTTCTCTCCAACACGCTTTATTTCAAGCGTTTTTTCCCTTACTATGCCTTTAATGTTCTAGGAGGGCTTGACGAGGAAG GAAAAGGTTGTGTCTTTACTTACGACGCTGTTGGATCATATGAGAGAGTTGGATACGGTGCTCAAGGTTCTGGTTCCACACTCATCATGCCTTTCCTTGACAACCAGCTCAAGTCTCCGAGTCCTCTTCTGCTACCTAAACAG GATTCGAACACACCCCTTTCAGAAGCCGAAGCAGTTGATTTGGTGAAAACTGTTTTCGCCTCTGCCACAGAAAGAGATATCTACACT GGAGACAAGCTTGAGATTATGATACTTAAGGCCGACGGTATCAAGACTGAACTCATGGACCTGAGGAAAGACTAA
- the LOC104788362 gene encoding actin-related protein 7, whose product MEALVVDAGSKLLKAGAAIPDQAPAMIIPSQMKRMVEEDGSSSADNPTTTVFEDVTLDPIERGLVRDWDAMEDLLRYVVYTGLGWEEGNEGNILFTDPLCTPKAIREQLVQLMFETFNVSGFYASEQAVLSLYAVGRISGCTVDIGHGKIDIAPVLEGAVQHIASKRFELGGTELTKLFAQELGKSNPTMTLNMPDIEKLKEQYANCVEDEIAYAKTQSCEMEQHTLPDGQVISIGRERYSVGEALFQPSILGLEEHGIVEQLVRIISTVSSENHRQLLENTVLCGGTTSMTGFESRFQKEANLCSSAIRPTLVKPPEYMPENLGMYSAWVGGAILAKVVFPQNQHVTKADYDETGPSVVHRKCF is encoded by the exons ATGGAAGCACTTGTTGTTGATGCTGGCTCTAAGCTTCTCAAAGCAGGAGCAGCGATTCCTGACCAAGCTCCTGCAATGATAATTCCATCTCAAATGAAACGAATGGTTGAAGAGGATGGGTCTTCTTCAGCTGATAACCCCACCACCACTGTCTTTGAAGATGTCACTCTTGATCCTATTGAAAGGGGTTTAGTTAGAGATTGGGATGCTATGGAGGATCTCTTGCGTTATGTTGTCTACACTGGTCTTGGTTGGGAAGAGGGAAACGAAGGCAATATACTCTTCACAGATCCACTATGTACTCCTAAG GCTATTAGGGAACAATTGGTACAGTTGATGTTTGAAACATTCAATGTCTCTGGTTTTTATGCATCAGAGCAAGCAGTGCTGTCCCTTTATGCTGTTGGACGCATCTCCGGTTGCACTGTTGATATTGGTCATGGAAAGATAG ATATTGCCCCAGTTCTTGAAGGTGCTGTACAACACATTGCCTCGAAACGGTTTGAGCTAGGTGGAACCGAACTAACGAAATTATTTGCCCAAGAGCTTGGAAAATCCAACCCGACAATGACTCTCAACATGCCTGACATTGAAAAACTGAAGGAGCAGTATGCAAACTGTGTCGAGGACGAAATTGCTTATGCGAAAACTCAAAGCTGTGAAATGGAGCAGCATACTCTTCCTGATGGACAG GTGATAAGCATTGGGCGAGAGAGATACTCTGTTGGTGAAGCTCTGTTTCAGCCGTCTATATTGGGACTGGAGGAGCACGGAATCGTTGAGCAGCTTGTCCGCATTATCTCCACAGTTTCATCTGAGAACCATAGGCAGCTCTTGGAGAATACTGTACTCTGTGGTGGTACAACCTCCATGACAG GATTCGAAAGTAGATTTCAGAAAGAAGCAAACTTGTGCTCATCTGCTATTCGACCAACACTGGTGAAACCGCCGGAATATATGCCGGAGAATTTGGGGATGTATTCGGCCTGGGTTGGAGGAGCCATACTAGCTAAAGTGGTGTTTCCGCAGAATCAGCATGTTACTAAAGCCGATTATGACGAGACTGGACCATCGGTGGTTCATCGGAAATGTTTCTAG
- the LOC104789807 gene encoding F-box protein At3g60790-like, whose product MDATELLSFLELASSQPPPPSPVPSNARRTPSSSPSEAGGKRIRNAEDMDRISQLPDELLEKILSKAPFKSAVITSSVTKRWVNLWKRTPHLSVDMSFIMQNGGDVHQDSKSFFKGVTKSLNNHLDRLESCRIGSCVYQCEDGTLERWIQTVTRVKHTKELTLENYIVVMGPIGGYNTLRVSPSIFSHQSLTSLSLTRYSLTEAEAFKSCCNLKTLKLCDIIADVSILNSIFEACSSLEVLVLIITSLRRPGVLKIENNNLEVLQVVCRTVMEKMEVTAPRLEIFDIKSINCDDFVLNAPKIRFNRNYWVAGEYPHLSYNISSLDQEKKRIWFELMVNEYYKMKRKGCLAVRVDVTNPKELQILKEVLLMWGEEMRELEIIFKDGNARGEDQGDQSAFISGGKPFPDAFFRVATVWMYNFDRANEVQFALASRFVKHGTVIDKLMIETSTYPPMKRLLTEGKVAQLRQLCDHGLTIECF is encoded by the exons ATGGATGCTACAGAGTTATTATCATTCTTGGAGTTGGCGTCCTCacagccaccaccaccatcaccagtACCATCAAATGCAAGAAggacaccatcatcatcaccatctgAAGCAGGAGGAAAAAGGATCCGAAATGCTGAGGACATGGACCGGATAAGCCAACTTCCGGATGAACTATTGGAAAAGATCCTTTCGAAAGCACCCTTTAAATCTGCTGTCATAACAAGTTCTGTAACTAAGCGATGGGTGAACTTGTGGAAACGGACGCCTCATTTATCTGTGGACATGAGTTTTATCATGCAAAATGGAGGTGATGTTCACCAAGATTCTAAGAGTTTTTTCAAAGGGGTGACAAAG AGTTTAAACAATCATCTTGACCGCCTAGAGAGCTGCAGAATCGGCAGTTGTGTATATCAATGTGAAGATGGTACGCTCGAAAGGTGGATCCAAACAGTGACTCGTGTGAAACATACCAAAGAGCTTACACTTGAGAACTATATTGTTGTCATGGGACCTATCGGTGGATATAATACGCTCAGGGTGTCCCCAAGTATATTCTCTCATCAGAGTCTCACTTCACTCTCACTCACTCGATATTCTCTAACAGAGGCAGAGGCCTTCAAAAGTTGTTGCAATCTTAAGACCCTAAAGCTTTGTGACATCATTGCTGATGTTAGTATCCTTAACAGTATTTTCGAAGCTTGCTCCTCTCTCGAGGTGCTTGTGTTGATCATCACATCCCTGAGAAGACCTGGTGTGTTGAAGATCGAGAACAATAACTTAGAGGTCCTCCAAGTAGTTTGCCGTACTGTGATGGAGAAAATGGAAGTCACTGCACCTCGTTTGGAGATCTTTGACATCAAATCTATCAACTGTGATGATTTCGTCCTTAATGCTCCTAAGATCCGTTTTAATAGGAATTATTGGGTTGCTGGTGAATACCCTCACCTCAGCTACAATATTTCAAGTCTCGATCAG gagaaaaaaagaatatggtTTGAGCTTATGGTGAACGAATACTATAAAATGAAACGGAAGGGATGTTTAGCCGTGAGAGTAGACGTGACAAATCCAAAAGAACTCCAGATTTTGAAGGAAGTATTACTGATGTGGGGTGAAGAAATGAGGGAGCTGGAGATCATATTCAAG GACGGCAATGCTCGTGGAGAAGATCAGGGTGATCAATCTGCTTTTATCAGTGGTGGAAAACCATTTCCAGATGCTTTCTTCAGGGTTGCTACTGTTTGGATGTATAACTTCGATCGTGCGAATGAAGTGCAATTTGCATTAGCGTCACGTTTTGTGAAACACGGAACTGTGATTGACAAGCTCATGATAGAGACATCGACGTACCCTCCAATGAAGAGGCTATTAACTGAAGGAAAAGTAGCCCAGCTAAGGCAACTTTGTGACCATGGTTTAACTATTGAATGTTTCTGA
- the LOC104788363 gene encoding 65-kDa microtubule-associated protein 4 isoform X1 → MMRNSTEQFSRIETTCGLLLRQLQEIWNEMGETEDEKDTALADIEKECLSVYKRKVEEASRCKANLLKEIALGRSEIAAIGSSMGGQEIHFNSRLGENLKEELENVNVQLDGLRKKKAERMNRFREVIDQLLKLSSQLGNPTDYLKKFAAEETDLSLQKLEELRRQLAELQNEKSKRLEEVERLLKTLNSLCSVLGEDFKDMLRGIHSSLVDSNTRDVNRSTLDKLDMMIVNLREVKLQRMQKVQDLAVSLLELWNLLDTPAEEQKIFHNVTCSIALSEPEITEDNILSVASIKRVDDEVTRLSKLKITKIKEVILRKKLELEEISRKMHMATEVLKSENFSVEAIESGVKDPEQLLEQIDSEIAKVKEEASSRKEILEKVEKWMSACEEESWLEEYNRDDNRYNAGRGAHLTLKRAEKARVLVNKLPGMVEALTAKVTAWEAERGNEFLYDGVRVLSMLDQYKTLWGEKEHEKQRQRDLKKLHGQLITEQEALYGSKPSPNKSGKKPLRTPVNAAMNRKLSLGGAMLNQSLKPEKATFNGKRSSYYDQNATSRRDSTLPTPSGRRNSELPGRLRSKNVSVSGKTVTNKGRSPMLRKPLSPVTSNILNSPEDHRDAYTTKPSSLEERILTPKTNEENERVVPTTPAASVAMMEATTPFTPAVEKRMDEAPVALEYSFEEVRAGFC, encoded by the exons ATGATGCGGAATTCAACAGAGCAGTTTTCGCGAATCGAGACTACATGTGGATTGTTACTTCGTCAAttgcag GAAATATGGAATGAAATGGGAGAGACTGAGGATGAGAAAGATACTGCTTTGGCTGATATCGAGAAGGAGTGTCTCTCGGTTTATAAGCGAAAAGTTGAAGAGGCTAGTCGTTGTAAAGCCAATTTGCTTAAAGAAATCGCCCTTGGAAGATCTGAAATTGCAGCCATTGGTTCTTCTATGGGTGGACAAGAGATTCAT TTTAACAGCAGATTGGGAGAAAACTTGAAGGAAGAGCTTGAGAATGTTAATGTTCAATTGGATGGACTACGCAAAAAGAAAGCTGAGAGAATGAATCGGTTTCGTGAAGTCATTGATCAGTTACTGAAGTTGTCATCTCAACTTGGAAATCCAACAGATTATCTGAAGAAGTTTGCTGCAGAAGAGACTGATCTTTCACTTCAGAAGTTGGAGGAATTGCGTAGGCAATTGGCTGAACTCCAGAATGAAAAG AGTAAGAGATTGGAAGAGGTAGAACGTTTGCTGAAAACGCTTAACTCGTTGTGCTCGGTGCTTGGTGAAGATTTCAAGGACATGCTAAGAGGGATACATTCATCTCTGGTTGATTCTAACACCAGAGATGTGAACAGAAGTACTCTTGATAAGTTGGATATGATGATTGTGAATTTACGAGAGGTCAAGTTACAGCGAATGCAGAAG GTTCAAGATCTTGCGGTCTCCCTGTTGGAGCTCTGGAATCTGCTGGACACGCCTGCGGAAGAGCAAAAGATATTTCACAATGTCACCTGCAGCATCGCTTTGTCTGAGCCTGAAATAACTGAGGACAACATACTATCTGTTGCTTCCATTAAACGC GTTGATGATGAAGTCACTAGGCTTAGCAAGCTTAAAATAACTAAGATCAAAGAGGTGATACTAAGAAAAAAGCTTGAGCTTGAGGAAATATCAAGGAAGATGCACATGGCTACCGAAGTTCTCAAATCAGAAAACTTTTCAGTTGAAGCTATAGAATCTG GTGTCAAGGATCCTGAGCAGTTGTTAGAGCAAATTGATTCCGAGATTGCAAAGGTCAAAGAGGAAGCTTCAAGCAGGAAGGAGATTCTTGAAAAAGTGGAGAAATGGATGTCAGCATGTGAAGAagagtcttggcttgaagagtaCAATCGG GATGATAACCGGTACAACGCTGGAAGAGGAGCTCATCTTACATTAAAGCGTGCTGAAAAAGCCCGTGTACTTGTCAATAAACTTCCTG GGATGGTGGAGGCTTTGACTGCCAAAGTCACTGCCTGGGAGGCTGAAAGAGGAAATGAATTCTTATATGATGGT GTCCGAGTTTTATCGATGCTTGATCAGTACAAGACTCTATGGGGAGAAAAAGAGCATGAAAAACAGAGACAAAGA GATCTGAAGAAACTCCATGGACAACTCATAACAGAACAAGAAGCCCTTTACGGGTCTAAACCAAGCCCAAATAAAAGCGGAAAGAAACCACTGAGAACGCCAGTGAATGCTGCCATGAACAGAAAACTCTCACTTGGTGGTGCCATGCTTAATCAAAGCTTGAAGCCTGAGAAGGCAACATTCAATGGCAAAAGGAGCAGCTACTATGACCAGAACGCCACTAGTAGGAGAGATTCAACTCTTCCAACTCCTTCAG GGAGGAGAAACTCAGAGCTTCCAGGTCGTCTCAGATCAAAGAACGTCTCAGTTTCAGGCAAAACTGTGACGAACAAAGGGAGATCTCCAATGCTTAGGAAGCCTCTTTCACCTGTCACTTCCAATATCTTGAATTCCCCAGAAGATCACAGGGATGCTTACACAACAAAACCATCATCTTTAGAGGAGAGAATCTTGACACCTAAAACCAATGAAGAAAACGAAAGAGTTGTACCAACAACTCCGGCAGCTTCAGTCGCAATGATGGAGGCAACAACGCCGTTCACTCCTGCGGTGGAGAAGAGAATGGATGAAGCACCCGTTGCTCTTGAGTACTCGTTTGAAGAGGTTCGGGCCGGTTTTTGCTAA